A window of Methylobacterium bullatum genomic DNA:
GGTCGAGCCGGGTTGTCGCATCGCCGAAACCACGGATATGACCGGTGAGCCCGGCCGGGCCACCCATCGTCCCGAGGAGCAGGTTGGCGGCGGTGTTGTCGCTGAGCGTGACGGCCACTTCGCAGAGTTCGGCGATGGTCATGCCCTCACCCCCCGCCCTCGGCCCGCTCACGGGCGAATACGGCACGACCTCGCGCGGTTCGTAGCGCAGGCGCCGGTCGAGGCCGTCCTCGCCCCTATCCACCCGTGCCAGCACCGCGCCGGCGGCGAGGACCTTGAACGTGCTGCACATCGGAAAACGCTCGCCCCCGCGATGCGCCGCCTGTGTGCCGCTGCCGGTATCGAGAAGACCAATCCCGAGCCGCCCACCGCTCGCCTCCTCGATCTGTGCGAACCGGTCGGCGAGATCCGGGCGGAACGCCTCCTCCGCCAGGGCGGGGCCTTCCGCGCCGAACCAGTTCCCCGCGGCCCAGGCGGCCGCGCCGAGGGTGAGTTCGCGTCGCCTGATCATGTTCGTCCTCGCTGGGGATCGGTATGCGATTGAAGCGGATCGTCGCCGAGCAAGGCGGCGGCTTTGCGGTGTCATCCTGGCCACCGGAATGGGGCTTCGGCTCGTCCGGCCGTCGATTCCTCAGCCCCGGGGCGGGGGATCGGATTGCCTCGCGGGCCGTCGATTCTTATTTCACCCTCTCAGGTGCCGGCGCGATGTCCGACGCGGGCCTCGATCTCGGGAGACGACGATGCAAGGCTCTAAGGACGGCACGGGCCGCGGTTCGAACCGGTTGTTCGACGATTTCGCCCGGCTGATGACCGACGCCGCCGGAGCGGCGCAGGGGGTGAAGCGCGAGGCGGAGACGGTGTTCAAGGCGCAGGTGGAGCGCCTGATCCGCGACATGGACATCGCGTCGCGCGAGGAGGTGGACGTCCTGCGCGATCTCGTCTCGGCGCTGCGCAGCCAGAACGATGCCCTCGCCGCCCGCGTCTCGGTGCTGGAAGGCCGCCTCGGCCCGCAGGATGCGCCGCCTGCGCCCGCCACGCCGGTCTGATTCGGGCGCGCCGCTCGGGTTCAAGCTTGTGCACAGGAAGGAATGGTGGAAATCCGCTTTCCTGTTCACCGCTTCTCCCGAGCGCTTTGAAACGCGAGTCCGCCACGGTCTATAGTGAGTGAAGCACTGATTCGCTTCGCCCCCGGACCCGACCTTCGACCCTTCAACTTCTCGCCGACCAAGCTCTGCCTTGCCTATGCGGGGATTCAGCTTGGAAACGGCGACTCGTGAGCGGGATCGATTGTCGTTCACCATTATCGGCGCCCCTCCCGGGACGCCAACCTGGACCGCTATGACCCAACTCCACATCGAAGGCCTCGACCGGAACGAGCACCCCCTCGACATCGTCGAGCGGCTCGCCTCCCTTCGCGACTGGATCTTCGACCGGGCCGAGACCGACGAGATGTCGGTGGCCGTGGCCGGCCGCTGGTCCGACTACCATGTCGCCTTCACCTGGATCGAGGACGTGGAGGCCCTGCACGTGGCCAGCGCCTTCGACCTGAAGGTCTCGGCGCATCGCCGCACCGAGATCCTCACCCTCATTTCCCTCGTCAACGAGCAGCTCTGGGTCGGCCATTTCGACCTGTGGTCCACCGACAGCGTGGTGATGTTCCGGCACTCGCTGCTGCTCACGGACGGCGCCGCGCCGACCCAGAGCCAGTGCGCGATGATGCTGAAATCCGCTGTCGATGCCTGCGAGCGCTATTATCAGGCGTTCCAGTTCGTGCTTTGGGCGGGCAAGTCCGCCCGCGAATCCCTGGATGCGGTCCTGTTCGAGACCGAAGGCGAGGCGTGAGCGTTCCGTCTTCCTCCGCTCTGCCCGCCTCCCTCACCCTGGTGGGCGCGGGCAAGATGGGCGGCGCGATGCTGGCGGGCTGGCTCGCCGGCGGGCTCGATGCCGCCAGGACCTGCGTCGTCGATCCGCAGGCCTCGCCCGAGATGGTGCGGCTCTGCGAGAGCCACGGCATCGCCCTGAACCCGAGCGACGTGCCGGCGAACGATGCGCTGATCCTCGCGATCAAGCCGCAGGGGTTGGAGGGCGCGGCAGGCCTCCTCGACGGGTTGATCGCACCCCACACGCTCGTGGTCTCGATCCTGGCGGGCAAGACCATCGCCGATCTGCGCCGCCGCTTGCCCTCCGCCCGCGCCATCGTCCGCGCGATGCCGAACCTGCCCGCGAGCATCGGGCGCGGCGTCACCGGAGCGGTGGCCAGCGCCGACGTGGCGCCCGGCCAGCGAGACCAGGCCGATGCGCTGCTGAAGGGTGTCGGGGCGGTGGAATGGCTCGACGACGAGGCGCTCATCGACGCACTGACGGCTTTGTCCGGTTCGGGGCCGGCCTACGTCTTCCTCCTGGCCGAGGCCATGGCGGAGGCGGGCGTGGCTGCCGGCCTTACCGCCGACATGGCCGCGCGGCTCGCCCGCGCCACGGTGGCGGGGGCAGGGGCGCTCCTGTCCGCCAGCCCCTACGAGGCGGGGCAGTTGCGACGCGACGTCACCTCGCCCGGCGGCACCACGGCGGCGGCTTTGGCCGTGCTCATGCGCGAAGGCGGTGTGCCAGACTTGATGCGCGAGGCGGTGGCGGCGGCCAAGCTGCGCGCCGGCGAACTCTCCGGCTGAGCGTCCCCCTAACCGATCCGCCTGCGCAACCTACATGGTGGTGAACAGACACGAGGATCGAACGACCATGGCAAACACCACAGGTGCGAGGCCCACGGGTGGTAACGAGACCGGCGGGACCGACATCACCGTCTCCGCCCCCCGGCAATCCCCGCGCGAGGCCGCCGTCGAGGCCCTGATGCGGCTCGCTGCCGTGCAGCCCTGGAGCGACATCGAGATCGGCGACATCGCCCGCGAGGCCGGCCTGTCGCTGGCCGAGTTCCGCGAACTGTTCCCCTCCAAGGGGGCCGTGCTGGGCGGCCTGTCGCGGATCATCGACCGCAAGGTGTTGGAGGGCGATTCCTCGGATCTGGCCGAGGAGCCCACCCGCGAGCGTCTGTTCGACGTGCTCATGCGCCGGCTCGATGCGATGACCCCCTACAAGGACGCCCTGCGCCGGATTTCCTATGCGTTGCGCGGCGATCCGCTTTCCCTCGTGGCCCTGAACGGCGTGGCGCTGAACTCCCACCGCTTCATGCTGGCGGCCGCCGGCATCGACACCGAGGGGCCGCTCGGCCGGATCAAGCTCCAGGGCGTGGTCATCGCCTTCGCCCGCACGGTAGAAGTCTGGCTCGACGACGACGATCCGGCCCTCGCCCGCACCATGGCCCGGCTCGATAAGGAGATCCGCAACGGCGAGCGCTTCATGGAGCGCGCCGAAGACGCCCGCCGCCTCACCGCGCCGTTCCGCGCCCTGGGCCGCTCGCTCCTCGACCGCGGCGCCCGCCAGCGTCGGGGCAAGCGGCCCGAGGACGAGGTCGACCAGCAGACGGTGTGACAGAACGCTTTCCCTCCCCCCTCTGCGGGGGAGGGTGGTCGCGGAGCGACCGGGAGAGGGGCCGCAAGCACCCTCTCCCGCAGAGGCTACGGCATTCAAACGTCTCGCAGGATGCGCGGGTCCCCTCTCCTGGAAGGAGAGGGAGCCGGTCGCGCCTCATGGCGAACTCGCTTGGATCGAGCGAACGGCCATCGAGCAGATGTGTGAATCTGGTAGCCCGCAGAGGTGTGAGGGTGGATTGAGCACAAATGAAAAAGGGCCGCCCCATCGGGCGGCCCTTTCCATGTCGTACCGGTCGATCAGCCGCCGATGCGGTTGGCCAGGACCGCCGAGTGGCCATGCTGGTTGGCGATGTAGGGGAGCGCCTGGTTGGCGAATTCGCGGCCCTGGGCGTTGTCGCCGTTGCGCGAGTAGGACTCGTAGAGGCCGAGGGTGCGGGCGTCGGAACGGGCCTGCTGCTGCACGAAGGTGCGGTCGAAATCGCGGCCGGTGGGGGCGTTCTTCAGGCGGTCGATGCGGGCCTGGCCCTCGGGGCCGATGGCGACGCGGCGGCCGGGCTCGCCGGGGGTGTTGTCGATGATGCCGACGCCGCCGAGCACGCCGCCGACGATCTTCGAGGCGATGCTGGCCGAGATCGTCACCGGGGCGAGGACGACGCCCACCGGGTTGTCGAAGCGGGTCTCGAAGGGCTGGCTGTCGGACACGACGGTGCCGCCAGCGGTCAGGGAGGTGCCCTCTGGCAGCAGCGCCTTGGTGGTGGCCTCACGTTCGACCAGCACGTTCTTGGCGTAGTTGCGGACGTTCGGGTTGCGCGAACGCTCCAGAGCGATGCGGCTCGACTCGATGCTCACGGCATCCGAGCGCAGGGCGGCGGCGCGGAACGAGGAGGTGTCGCGGGCCTCGGGGGCGTTGGCATCGAACTGGGGGGCGACGCGGATGCCGAGGGGCTCCTGGGCGAGAGCCGGGGTCGTGATCGCCGCGACGGTGAGGCCGAGGGCGGCGAGAAGCTTGGTGTTGATCATGGCGGAGGTTGTCCTCACACGCCTTTACGGCGTTTGGTTGAACGAACGTTTCGTCCGGCATGAACGTTTCGTTAACGGGGCGGTTCCTGCGTCGGGGGCATGTCTGTGGTGCGGTGCGGCATGCTTCACCTATTTGTGACATGGCTATCGTGAGCCCTCCCACCCGATCACCTCGTCCTGAGGCACCGCGAAGCGGCCTAGAAGGAGCGGGCCAGGGATCGCAGTGGTTTCTGGAAGCCTCCTTCGAGGCCTCCGCTACGCTCCGGCACCTCAGGATGAGGCGGGTGAGTTGGGCAAATGTTGAGCGGCGGGACGTTTCGAAAGGTACCTCAATGCGTCCCAATCACTGGCGATGAGCGCTTCCTTCTTCGCCCGGCTCCAGCCTTTTACCTGACGCTCGAAGGCAATCGCCTCGGTGATCCGTTCGAACTCCTCGGCATAGACAAGAACCAGGGGACGGCGCTTGCTCGTGTAACCCTGGAACGTCCCGGCGTGATGCTCGCCGAGCCGCTTGTCCACGGTCTCACCTCGAGCCGATCCGACGTAGTAACTGCCGTCGGCACAGCGCAGAATGTAGACGAAGGCGGCCATCCCGAACTCCTACCCAACCACCTCATCCTGAGGTGCCCGCGGTAGCGGGCCTCGAAGGAGGGCTCCTGAACACGCTGAGCGAACTGGAGGCCTCCTTCGAGGCCTTCGCTGCGCTGCGGCACCTCAGGATGAGGTGGTTTGCTGGAATGAACTTGGGAGCGGCAGGTCCCATGCCGTCGCCAGACCTCCTACCCCATCACCCCATCCTGAGGCGCCGCGTAGCAGCCTCGAAGGAGAGTCCCAGAACACGCTGAGCGAACTGGAGGGCTCCGCCTCGGGATAAGGTGAGAGAGCAGCACAACATTCAATGCGCCTCCTCCCAATTCCCTGCCGCCTGCGCTTCCACCACCAGCGGCACGCGTAGGGTCAGCGCGGGTGCGGGCGCCTCGACCATCACCCGGCGGATCACCGGCAGGGCCTTCTCCACCTCGTCCTCGGGGGCCTCGAAGACCAGTTCGTCGTGCACCTGCAGCAGCATGGTCACGTTGAGTTTTTCCGCCCGCAGCGCCTGCTCCATCCGGGTCATGGCCCGGCGGATGATGTCGGCGGCCGAGCCCTGGATCGGGGCGTTGATGGCCTGGCGTTCCACCGAGGCGCGCTCGTTCGGGTTGTTGGAGCGGATCTGCGGATAGTGGCAGACGCGGCCGAACAGGGTGGTGACGTAGCCGAGATCGCGGCAGAGCTTCTTGGTGTCGTCGATATAGGCGCGGATGCCGGGGAAGCGCTCGAAATACTGCTTGATGAAGGCGGAGGCCTCCTCGCGGCCGATGCCGAGCCGGTCGGCGAGCCCGAAGGCCGAGATCCCGTAGATGATGCCGAAATTGATGGTCTTGGCGCGCCGGCGCAGGTCCGAGGTCATGTCCTTCAAGGGCACGCCGAACATGGCGCTGGCGGTGGCCGCGTGGATGTCGACGCCGTCTTCGAAGGCCTGGCGAAGCTGCGGGATATCGGCGATGTGGGCCAGGATGCGCAGTTCGATCTGGCTGTAATCGGCCGAGATGAGCTTCCTGCCCTCCGGGGCCACGAAGGCGCGGCGGATGCGCCGGCCCTCCTCGGTGCGGATCGGGATGTTCTGCAGGTTCGGCTCCGAGGAGGAGAGCCGGCCGGTGGTGGTGGCGGCCAGCGAGAACGAGGTGTGGACCCGGTCGGTTTCCCGGTCGGCATGCTGCTGCAGCGAATCCGTGTAGGTGGATTTCAGCTTGGCGAGCTGGCGCCATTCCAGAATCTTCTTCGGCAGTTCGTGGCCCGCCTGGGCCAGTTCCTCCAGCAGGGTGGCGGGCGTCGCCCATTGGCCGGACGGCGTCTTCTTGGCGCCGGGCAGGCCCATCTTGCCGAACAGGATGTCGCCGATCTGCTTTGGCGAGGAGACCTGGAAGCGCTCGCCGGCATCCTCCTGGATCTCCTCCTCCAACCGCACGAGGATCTGCGAGAAATCCCCCGAAAGCCGGCTCAGCATGTTGCGGTCGACGCGGATGCCCGCCGCCTCCATCCGGGCGATGACGGGGACGAGGGGACGTTCCAGGGTCTCGTAGACCGTCACCCGGCGCTCGGCGACGAGGCGCGGCTTCATCATCCGCCACAGGCGCAAGGTGACGTCCGCATCCTCGGCGGCGTAGGCGGTGGCCTTGTCGAGCGGCACCTTGTCGAAGGTGATCTTGGCCTTGCCGGTGCCGGCCACGTCCGAGAAGCTGATCGGCTGGTGGCCGAGATGGCGGCGGGCGAGCTCATCCATGCCGTGCCCGCCCTTGCCGGCATCGAGCACGTAGGAGATCAGCATCGTGTCGTCGAAGGGAGCGATCTCGATGGCGACGCTCTGGCGCCGGAACACCAGCCAGTCGTACTTGATGTTCTGGCCGACCTTCAGGACGCCCGGATCTTCGAGGAGCGGCTTCAGGGCCTTCAAGGCGGCATCGATCGGGATCTGCCCGCTGACCGGGCTGAACTGTCCCGTGGCCGCCTTGGCATCGCCGAACAGGTCGCTGGCCTCGGAGGCCGCCACCGGTTCGAGATGGGCGAGGGGGATGTAGGCCGCCCGCCCCGGCGCCACCGCCAGGGAGACCCCGACGAGGGCGGCGTTGTTGGCGTCGAGGGAGTCGGTCTCGGTATCCACCGCCACCACCCCGGCCTCGCGTGCCTCGGCGATCCAGGCCTCCAGTTGGCCGAGACCGGTGATGGTCTCGTAACCCGTGGTGTCGATGGGGTTCGTCGCCTCGGCCGCGCGCAGGGCGACGAGGCCGGAGGGCGTCGGTTCGGAGGGGCCGCGCGGCTTCGCTTCGCCTTCCGGCAGGTTCAGGTCGGCGAAGGGATCGACCTCGCCGCCTTGTGCCGTCGCCTCGAACGGGGGCGCGTCGGTCCCGTCCGAGCCCGGCAGCAGGGACGGATCGGGCTTCACCGTCTCCGGGTCCACATGCAGCATCGAGGCGATGCGGCGGGTCAGGGTGTTGAACTCCATCGCCTTGAGGAACCCGACGAGTTTTTGCGGGTCCGGCGCCGGCAGGCGCAAATCGTCGAGGGCGACAGGGAGCGGCACGTTCTCCTCCAGCGCCACGAGCCTCCGTGAAAGCTTCGCCTGATCGATGCTGGCGAGCAGGGTCTCGCGGCGCTTGGGCTGCTTGATCTCGCCCGCCCGTTCCAGCAGCGCGTCGAGACTGCCGTATTCCTTGATCAGCGCGGCCGCCGTCTTGAGACCGATGCCGGGCACGCCGGGCACGTTGTCGGACGTGTCGCCGATGAGCGCCAGGGCGTCGCCGATCTGGTTCGGCTGCAGGCCTTCCCATTTGGCGATGATGGCGTCGAGGTCGAGGTTACGCTCGGGCCGGTGGCCGGGCTTGCCCTTCACGCCGGATTCGAAATCGTAGAACCGCACCAGCGGCCCCACCAGCTGCATCAAGTCCTTGTCGGAGGAGACGATGATGACGCCGGCCCCGCGCGCCTCGGCCTGGCGCGAATAGGTGGCGATGAGGTCGTCGGCCTCGTAGCGCTCCAACTCGATGGGCTGCAGGCCGAAGGAGCGCACGGCCTCGCGCATCAGCGGCATCTGGCGCTTGAGGTCGTCGGGCGCGTCGGGGCGGTGGCCCTTGTAGTCGGGGAAGAGCTCCTTGCGGAACGAGCCCTCCGACTTGTCGAACACGATGGCCAGATGCGTCGGCTTGATCCCCGCCGCCCCGTCCTGAACGAACTGGGCGATCTTGGTGCAGAACAGCCGGACCGCCCCCGTGGGCAGGCCGTCCGAGGGCCGGGTGTTGTACTTCTGGTCCTGGTTGATCGACTGGAAGTAGGCCCGGAAGATGAAGGACGACCCGTCCACCAGGATGATCTGATCGCCGGGGCCGACGGGGGCGGAAGCGCTGGTCGTCATCGGGCGGCAATGTCTCGCGAAGGATGCTTCAGGTCGCCCGCTCTCACGGGGCCGGCGGCCTGCTCAGCTCGGCGCGGCAGACCTCGATGATCTCGGTCAACTGGTCGTGGACGGTCTTCCAGACGATGTCCAGCGCCAGGCGGTGATAGGCGTGCCGGTAGAAGTTGCCGGCATCGGCGATCTCGCGCCAGGGTATTCGGGGATGCCGCGCCTTGGTTTCCGGCCTGAGCCGCCTGCTGGCTTCGGAGATGATCTCCAGGCAGCGGACGACGGCATAGTTCGTTCGCTGATCGGCTTCGAAGGCCGCGAAGGTCATCCCGGCCGTGAAGTCGAAAGCGGCCTCAGCATTCTCGATGATGGTCTCGCAAGCCTCACGCTCGCGCTCAGAAGGCGGGAATGGCATCCCGTTCCACCCGCGCCCGGACACGCTCCTTCAAGGTTCTGCGGTTCGCCACATCGACCGCCACCGGAAACAGGTCGTCGATGAAGGTGCAGAGACCGACATAGCCGTAGACATCGAGGCCGATATCCTCGTCGAGGTCGATGACGATGTCGATATCGCTTCCGGCATGGCTCTCGCCGCGCGCGACAGAGCCGAATAGAGCGGCGTGACGAACGCCGCGCCGCTGCAACTCGCCTTCATGTGCACGAAGGATATCGATGGCCGTCCGGGAATCCATGCGGCGACGATAGCGCAAGACCGGGCTTTGCTGAAGAGGCTGCGATCGGCCGCGCGAGAGAACGAGTGCAAGTGTCGCGTGCCGGAACAGCCGATTCCGAGCCCGCGTTCCCGATGCATCCTTCACAGCCCCGGATACTGCCCCGCATGATTCAGATCCGCCGCCCGGCGCTTCTCGCCCTGACCCTCGCCCTTTCCACCGCCCCGCTCCCGGTCCTCGCCCAGGCGCTGCAGAACCCCGGCACCGCGACGATCGAGGCCCATGTGGTGAAGGCCGCGCCGCTCGAAGCGACACCGGAACGGATCGCTGCCCTGAAACTCCCCGCAGGGTTCAAGATCGAGGCCTTCGCCCGCGATCTCGGCGCGCCCCGCGTCATCGTCGTGGCCCCCGACGGGGCGCTCTATGTGAGCGACCGCGACGCCGGTACGGTCACCCGGATCGATGCGGCCGACGCGTCAAAGCGTCAGGTCGTCCTGAAGAAGCCGGACGTGCATGGCCTCGCCATCCATGACGACACCCTGTTCTATGTGACGGTGAAAGAGATCTTCTCCGCGCCGATGAAGCCCGACGGCGGCCTCGGCCCCGAAACCAGGCTCGTCTCCGACTTGCCCGATGCCGGCCAACATCCCAACCGCACCATCGGCTTCGGGCCGGACGGCTGGCTCTATGCGAGCCTCGGCTCCACCTGCAACGAATGCGAGGAGCGCAACCCCGAGAACGCCACCATGGTACGGATGAAGCCGGACGGGTCGGGCCGGGAGATCGTCGCCTCGGGACTTCGCAACACCATCGGTTTTGCCTGGGAGCCGGGGACGAAGGCCCTCTACGGTTGGGACGACGGCGTCGACTGGCTCGGTGACGACGAGACGCCGGAGGAGTTGAACCGGATCGAGCCGGGCAAGAAGTACGGCTGGCCCTACATCTTCGGCGCCGGCATCAAGAACCTCTATCGCGAGGTCCCGAAGAGCTCCCTGGAGCAATGGGACAAGGACAGCGAACGGCCGGTGCTCACTTGGACGGCACACGCCTCCTCGATGCAGTTCGCCTTCTACGACGGCGCGCAGTTCCCGGCCGAATACAAGGGCGACGCCTT
This region includes:
- the proC_1 gene encoding Pyrroline-5-carboxylate reductase; this translates as MSVPSSSALPASLTLVGAGKMGGAMLAGWLAGGLDAARTCVVDPQASPEMVRLCESHGIALNPSDVPANDALILAIKPQGLEGAAGLLDGLIAPHTLVVSILAGKTIADLRRRLPSARAIVRAMPNLPASIGRGVTGAVASADVAPGQRDQADALLKGVGAVEWLDDEALIDALTALSGSGPAYVFLLAEAMAEAGVAAGLTADMAARLARATVAGAGALLSASPYEAGQLRRDVTSPGGTTAAALAVLMREGGVPDLMREAVAAAKLRAGELSG
- the polA gene encoding DNA polymerase I, with product MTTSASAPVGPGDQIILVDGSSFIFRAYFQSINQDQKYNTRPSDGLPTGAVRLFCTKIAQFVQDGAAGIKPTHLAIVFDKSEGSFRKELFPDYKGHRPDAPDDLKRQMPLMREAVRSFGLQPIELERYEADDLIATYSRQAEARGAGVIIVSSDKDLMQLVGPLVRFYDFESGVKGKPGHRPERNLDLDAIIAKWEGLQPNQIGDALALIGDTSDNVPGVPGIGLKTAAALIKEYGSLDALLERAGEIKQPKRRETLLASIDQAKLSRRLVALEENVPLPVALDDLRLPAPDPQKLVGFLKAMEFNTLTRRIASMLHVDPETVKPDPSLLPGSDGTDAPPFEATAQGGEVDPFADLNLPEGEAKPRGPSEPTPSGLVALRAAEATNPIDTTGYETITGLGQLEAWIAEAREAGVVAVDTETDSLDANNAALVGVSLAVAPGRAAYIPLAHLEPVAASEASDLFGDAKAATGQFSPVSGQIPIDAALKALKPLLEDPGVLKVGQNIKYDWLVFRRQSVAIEIAPFDDTMLISYVLDAGKGGHGMDELARRHLGHQPISFSDVAGTGKAKITFDKVPLDKATAYAAEDADVTLRLWRMMKPRLVAERRVTVYETLERPLVPVIARMEAAGIRVDRNMLSRLSGDFSQILVRLEEEIQEDAGERFQVSSPKQIGDILFGKMGLPGAKKTPSGQWATPATLLEELAQAGHELPKKILEWRQLAKLKSTYTDSLQQHADRETDRVHTSFSLAATTTGRLSSSEPNLQNIPIRTEEGRRIRRAFVAPEGRKLISADYSQIELRILAHIADIPQLRQAFEDGVDIHAATASAMFGVPLKDMTSDLRRRAKTINFGIIYGISAFGLADRLGIGREEASAFIKQYFERFPGIRAYIDDTKKLCRDLGYVTTLFGRVCHYPQIRSNNPNERASVERQAINAPIQGSAADIIRRAMTRMEQALRAEKLNVTMLLQVHDELVFEAPEDEVEKALPVIRRVMVEAPAPALTLRVPLVVEAQAAGNWEEAH
- the bla gene encoding Beta-lactamase OXY-2; translation: MIRRRELTLGAAAWAAGNWFGAEGPALAEEAFRPDLADRFAQIEEASGGRLGIGLLDTGSGTQAAHRGGERFPMCSTFKVLAAGAVLARVDRGEDGLDRRLRYEPREVVPYSPVSGPRAGGEGMTIAELCEVAVTLSDNTAANLLLGTMGGPAGLTGHIRGFGDATTRLDRTEPDLNEAAPGDARDTTTPLAMAETLRRLVLADALSPASRALITAWLVGCRTGDARLRAGLPQDWRIGDKTGSGENDTANDVAVIWPPRRPPLVLTVYLTGARTSPEARSATIASVARAVVASL